A single genomic interval of Lathyrus oleraceus cultivar Zhongwan6 chromosome 7, CAAS_Psat_ZW6_1.0, whole genome shotgun sequence harbors:
- the LOC127103085 gene encoding uncharacterized protein LOC127103085, with protein MDTPLLVTQIPITTEELHIFYRIERELFCFLIFKLHYEVTQSLLVMALWLWLEKIGYHNLVHKVAVLQGTLINALVSEALTCLQFLERDDPPIPIGGGLPLTKMLMKKNISLEMFTLKRYTAITGIKIALNNTCARVFNDVLQIALKRKIIIETRGFTTSRTHAHNTTLILPGFPHPLFGSFDLVPRIENIGLSHESIWIQKKPYDDATNDDKSLFLTFSRGFPVSEMEVRYLFNTNYGDCVQSLIMGGNHVKNDQPLFAIMVLKMVEIVDQILSGKRVAKLHINGKHIWARKYEPRP; from the coding sequence ATGGATACACCTTTACTTGTCACACAAATTCCTATCACCACAGAAGAGCTTCACATATTTTATCGTATTGAACGTGAGCTATTTTGTTTTTTGATCTTCAAACTTCACTATGAAGTAACTCAATCTCTTTTAGTCATGGCACTATGGCTTTGGCTAGAAAAAATTGGGTACCATAACCTTGTTCATAAAGTAGCAGTTTTACAAGGTACCCTTATTAATGCCCTAGTGAGTGAAGCCCTAACTTGTTTGCAATTTTTGGAGAGGGATGACCCTCCTATTCCAATTGGGGGTGGTTTGCCCTTGACCAAAATGCTCATGAAAAAAAACATCTCTCTTGAGATGTTTACCTTGAAAAGGTACACTGCAATAACTGGCATTAAAATCGCTCTAAACAATACATGCGCTCGAGTTTTTAATGATGTTTTGCAGATAGCTCTGAAAAGGAAAATCATAATCGAAACACGAGGTTTTACCACATCACGAACTCACGCACACAATACGACCTTGATTCTTCCAGGTTTTCCTCACCCTTTATTTGGCAGCTTTGATTTGGTACCAAGAATCGAGAACATAGGTTTGTCTCATGAAAGTATATGGATTCAAAAGAAACCCTATGATGATGCTACGAATGATGATAAATCCTTGTTTCTCACATTCTCTAGAGGCTTCCCTGTGTCAGAAATGGAGGTGAGGTACTTGTTCAACACTAATTATGGGGATTGTGTGCAAAGTTTGATCATGGGGGGAAATCATGTAAAGAATGATCAACCTCTATTTGCAATTATGGTATTGAAAATGGTGGAAATTGTGGATCAAATTTTGTCTGGGAAGCGTGTTGCTAAGCTTCATATCAATGGAAAACACATATGGGCTCGCAAGTACGAGCCTCGTCCTTGA